One window of the Terriglobales bacterium genome contains the following:
- a CDS encoding SDR family oxidoreductase, with the protein PDVPRTIFRPSIVLGDSRHAETTQFEMVRAFVFLAGLPFLPFRPTDKVDIVNVDFVADSVVELHQKEKPEHDIYHLSSGTASQTFRELTDALASAQRSRKPRFVPSMEKSFTALVERLAKRKSSLGYGATLMKVFLPYLVWNTVFDNTRVVTERGCAPAPFSQYSYPLLKFSKDNRFTYNYKEWPASGGASG; encoded by the coding sequence TCCCCGACGTCCCGCGCACCATCTTCCGCCCCAGCATCGTGCTGGGCGACAGCCGCCACGCCGAGACCACGCAGTTCGAGATGGTGCGCGCCTTCGTCTTTCTCGCCGGCCTGCCCTTCCTGCCCTTTCGCCCCACCGACAAGGTGGACATCGTCAACGTGGACTTCGTCGCCGATTCTGTGGTCGAGTTGCACCAGAAGGAGAAGCCGGAGCACGACATCTACCATCTATCCTCCGGCACCGCTTCCCAGACCTTCCGCGAACTGACAGACGCGCTGGCCTCCGCCCAGCGCAGTCGCAAGCCGCGCTTCGTCCCCAGCATGGAAAAGTCTTTCACCGCGCTGGTCGAGCGCCTGGCCAAGCGCAAAAGCTCGCTCGGTTACGGCGCCACGCTGATGAAGGTCTTCCTGCCTTACCTGGTGTGGAACACGGTCTTCGACAACACTCGCGTGGTCACCGAACGCGGCTGCGCTCCCGCACCCTTCTCCCAGTACAGCTATCCGCTGCTCAAGTTCAGCAAGGACAACCGATTCACCTACAACTACAAGGAATGGCCCGCCTCGGGAGGCGCCAGCGGATGA
- a CDS encoding polysaccharide pyruvyl transferase family protein has protein sequence MMDLVLEAWVSGLIEFSKVGWVLGAGAPWTPGEKLRLLFAGYNGTRNTGSDLRVDEMLRQVRRILGEHASLSVMTQDFDLTRGYFGDATQVHLPDIFPPFLAREVPRHHGVVACEGSMFKSKFANALTTMMIGSLGIAAARNGLSVGYGGDADHMDRMLAAMCRRFLRQSLVITRNEESRNVLAELGVPVELGTDTGWTFEPHPQEYARKVLREAGWDERTPILILCPINPFFWPVRPSLVKYALHGLTGAYAKSHYRTVYFHNSGPAVDAAYERYLAAWAGAVNAFRTQHDVFPILVGTERLDADACRRLAGLLGGAPVFTSDQYDMYQLVSILRAARLMVSSRYHAIVTSMPALVPSAGVTFDERIRNLMRERGHTDLLTTVNDPELESKILAMLQKLMQEGEGIASGIGRTVVRNLKLMARMGVRFEEHVLERYPQFPVRRGPLSWEDYLPPLSPSLRKLVEAHGG, from the coding sequence ATGATGGACCTGGTACTGGAGGCGTGGGTCAGCGGCCTGATCGAGTTCTCCAAGGTCGGCTGGGTGCTGGGCGCCGGCGCCCCCTGGACTCCCGGCGAGAAGCTGCGGCTGCTCTTCGCCGGCTACAACGGCACGCGCAACACCGGCTCCGACCTGCGCGTGGACGAGATGCTGCGCCAGGTGCGCCGCATCCTGGGCGAGCACGCCTCGCTCAGCGTGATGACCCAGGACTTCGACCTCACCCGCGGCTACTTCGGCGACGCCACCCAGGTCCACCTGCCCGACATCTTTCCGCCCTTCCTCGCCCGCGAAGTGCCTCGCCACCACGGCGTGGTGGCCTGCGAAGGCTCCATGTTCAAGAGCAAGTTCGCCAACGCTTTGACGACCATGATGATCGGCTCTCTGGGCATCGCGGCGGCGCGCAACGGGCTGAGCGTGGGCTACGGTGGCGACGCCGACCACATGGACCGCATGCTGGCCGCCATGTGCCGTCGCTTCCTTCGCCAGTCGCTGGTCATCACCCGCAACGAGGAGTCGCGCAACGTCCTCGCCGAGCTCGGCGTTCCCGTCGAACTGGGCACCGACACCGGCTGGACCTTCGAGCCGCACCCGCAGGAGTACGCGAGAAAAGTTCTGCGTGAAGCGGGATGGGACGAGCGCACGCCCATCCTTATCCTCTGTCCCATCAATCCTTTCTTCTGGCCGGTTCGGCCCTCGCTGGTGAAGTACGCGCTGCATGGCCTGACCGGCGCCTACGCGAAAAGCCACTACCGCACCGTGTACTTCCACAACTCCGGTCCAGCCGTGGACGCGGCTTACGAGCGCTACCTCGCCGCCTGGGCCGGCGCCGTCAACGCTTTCCGCACCCAGCACGACGTCTTTCCCATCCTCGTTGGCACCGAGCGCCTGGACGCGGACGCCTGCCGCCGCCTGGCCGGGCTTCTGGGCGGCGCTCCCGTCTTCACCTCCGATCAGTACGACATGTACCAACTGGTGAGCATCCTGCGGGCCGCGCGCCTCATGGTTTCCTCGCGCTACCACGCCATCGTCACCTCCATGCCCGCCCTGGTGCCTTCGGCCGGCGTTACCTTCGACGAGCGCATCCGCAACCTCATGCGCGAGCGCGGCCACACCGACCTCTTGACCACCGTGAATGACCCGGAACTCGAATCCAAGATCCTCGCCATGCTGCAAAAGCTCATGCAGGAAGGGGAGGGCATCGCCAGCGGCATCGGGCGCACCGTGGTCCGCAACCTGAAGCTCATGGCGCGCATGGGCGTGCGCTTCGAGGAGCACGTGCTCGAGCGCTATCCCCAGTTTCCCGTGCGCCGCGGCCCGCTGAGCTGGGAGGACTACCTGCCGCCGCTCAGCCCCAGCCTGCGCAAACTGGTCGAGGCCCACGGCGGATGA
- a CDS encoding AMP-binding protein: MNFLENIFQRLRQDLARVVLREVRGASFTTTSAGELLSAIGAARAFLRSRRLKPGDRCAVLAPNSIRWVAMDLAILAEGLIAVPLYARQAPTELAGMMKDCSPALLCCGDAALRDAIATAWPAAPPSFTFDQVFSKEKNAVILSEAGAHATAESKDPYPLKDASPAAIIYTSGTSGEPKGVILNVGNLNHMASCTLGRLDLLMARPQGTDRVFHYLPFCFAGSWILLLTALSRASVLTLSTDLAKLADEIRAAQPDYFLNVPALLERIRSGVEDQLQKRGGMALGLYRRAKGAWSRGQAASFADHLWLALASLVVFRAVRSKLGPNLRALICGSAPLAVETQEFFRMLGIPVLQVYGLTETTAICTMDDPRRVEPGRVGPAIAGVEMKLAESGEILVRGANIFTGYWNRPEQTASVLKDGWFLTGDQGEVDQRGNWRIIGRVKNLLILNSGHNIAPEPLEDRLLHLLGGAQQVMLVGNGRSYLAALVTGKVAREEVSAALDKLNADLPHYRRIHNFQVLEEAFTIENRLLTANGKLKRDAITARFSDDIESLYAAKQA; the protein is encoded by the coding sequence ATGAACTTCCTGGAGAACATCTTTCAGCGCCTTCGCCAGGACCTGGCCCGCGTGGTGCTGCGCGAAGTTCGCGGCGCCAGTTTCACCACGACCTCTGCCGGGGAGTTGCTCTCCGCGATTGGCGCTGCTCGCGCCTTCCTCCGCAGCCGTAGACTCAAGCCCGGCGACCGCTGCGCCGTGCTCGCTCCTAACAGCATCCGCTGGGTGGCCATGGACCTGGCCATCCTCGCCGAGGGCCTCATCGCCGTCCCGCTCTACGCCCGCCAAGCGCCGACCGAACTCGCCGGCATGATGAAGGACTGCTCGCCTGCGCTCCTCTGCTGCGGCGACGCCGCCTTGCGCGACGCCATCGCCACCGCCTGGCCCGCCGCGCCTCCCAGCTTCACCTTCGACCAAGTATTCTCCAAAGAAAAGAACGCTGTCATCCTGAGCGAGGCAGGAGCGCACGCGACGGCCGAGTCGAAGGACCCCTACCCCCTGAAGGACGCCTCCCCCGCCGCCATCATCTATACCTCTGGCACCTCGGGCGAGCCCAAGGGCGTCATCCTCAACGTCGGCAACCTCAACCACATGGCCTCTTGCACGCTCGGCCGACTCGATCTGCTGATGGCCCGTCCCCAAGGCACCGATCGCGTCTTCCACTACCTGCCCTTCTGCTTCGCTGGCTCCTGGATCCTGCTGCTCACCGCCCTCTCGCGCGCGAGCGTGCTGACCCTTTCGACCGACCTCGCGAAGCTGGCGGACGAGATCCGCGCCGCCCAGCCCGACTACTTCCTCAACGTCCCCGCGCTACTCGAAAGGATTCGCAGCGGCGTGGAGGACCAGCTGCAGAAGCGCGGCGGCATGGCCCTCGGCCTCTATCGCCGGGCCAAGGGAGCGTGGAGCCGCGGCCAGGCAGCTTCCTTCGCCGACCACCTCTGGCTGGCGCTCGCCAGCCTGGTCGTCTTTCGTGCAGTGCGGAGCAAGCTCGGACCCAACCTGCGCGCCCTCATCTGCGGCTCGGCGCCACTCGCCGTCGAGACCCAGGAGTTTTTCCGCATGCTGGGCATCCCCGTGCTCCAGGTCTACGGCCTCACGGAAACCACCGCCATCTGCACCATGGATGACCCTCGCCGGGTCGAGCCCGGGCGCGTCGGCCCGGCCATCGCCGGCGTCGAGATGAAACTGGCGGAGAGCGGTGAGATCCTGGTCCGCGGTGCCAACATCTTCACCGGCTATTGGAACCGCCCGGAGCAGACGGCGAGCGTCCTCAAGGATGGCTGGTTCCTCACCGGCGACCAGGGCGAGGTGGACCAGCGCGGCAACTGGCGCATCATCGGCCGCGTTAAAAATTTGCTTATCCTCAACTCCGGCCATAACATCGCCCCCGAGCCCCTGGAGGACCGGCTGCTGCACCTGCTTGGCGGGGCGCAGCAGGTGATGCTGGTGGGCAACGGCCGTAGCTACCTGGCGGCGCTGGTGACCGGAAAAGTGGCGCGCGAGGAAGTCTCAGCGGCGCTCGACAAACTGAACGCCGACCTGCCGCACTACCGCCGCATCCACAATTTCCAG